The genome window CTTAACAACAACACCGTCGCCTGCCAAAACAGGACCGATTTCGTTTTGTCAAGTCTACGGTTCAAGTAATGTTTATGCGAAAACAATTGATGAAAACATACTTCGAAATTGATCTGATGTTGGTGTACTAATGGCCCAGCCATTGTTGCGACAAACAAAAATAACCGGGGCTTCCATCACTGCTGCAAAGTTCAAACCAGCATGAAAATCTCCCTGAAGAAAAAAGGGCGCAGTccataattaataacaattgtgagaaaatgataaaaaacaaCATAAGGATCAAGCCTTAAAACCTCGCTGGTACCGCCATCACCGATAAAGGCGACAACGCAAGCGTCTTTCTTATCCATCTTAAGAGAGTATGCCATGCCTGCAGCTTGAGGAAGCTGAGTTCTGTCAACCACAAATCCAACCAAACACTCAGACATGAAAACCAATGGTGGAAATTTCATTGTATCGATTCGTAGTTCGAAAACCGAGCAATCTTACGCAATCGGGGATGAAACAGTGACGAAGTTGTGCTTGCTTGAACCGTAATGAACCGGCATCTGCCTACCTTTCCCACCATCATCCTTGTTCCCAAAGCATTGGTTGACAAATTCTTGCAATGTGAAACCACGCCACAGAAGAGCTCCTGGTTCCCGATACTGAGGCAAGATAATATCATCTTTGGTAAGTGCAGCAGCGGATGATATGGTAGCCGCTTCTTCACCAAATGATGTCATATAGAACGATATTCGCCCTTGCCTTTGTGCTTCATACATGAAAGTATCCATAATTTGCAGACAAACCATGTCACTGTACATTTTCACTGCCAATTCTTTGTTAACCTATCCATTTCATtttcacatcaatttcataaatattgaatttgtcAGAAATCTTGAACGCAATTATAGTAAGTGTACTAAACATATCGTGTTAATTGGGTCTACCTTTTCAAAATCACTACCATCTTTGATTAGCTCTCCATCATCACCAAGAACTCGATAGCAAGGTATTCTTTTATCATAAGACCCTGAAATGAATTTCATTTCTGAAGTATATGCAACTTTTCCTCCTGGAAAATCTAAATCCTGCCCAAGTTTAAGATAATAAGAAttgtttaaagtaaataaaaaaaactcttaaacaataattcaataatcatgCACTGTCGAATTTTGGGATTAAATTTTGGAAGGCttactgaaattttaaaaagttttaggagtctaattagaatttttttgaaaaaaattaggggcttgattaaaattttttgagattaatgaaatttttctaaaattttaagagagtttaattaaaattttaaaaaaatgaaaaaatataataaaaaatgaaaaatttttgaggcatagttaaaaaaattttaaaatttccaaaaaaagaaaaatcaatatttttcaaaattttgggggCGAGTCCCCGGTAAGGATTTGCCTCAGTGTGTAAGGCATTACCAAACTTTTGCAATTCATGGagtgtataattttttttttaattaactagCATCTTATTTGGATTGAAACAATTATCGAAaaactaaatttctttttaaatgtattatttcatatatttttataaaaaaccgTAATTTATTAAGGTCTTGGTAATTTTAGTATACGTGCAACTTTACATTTATAAATCTAGATTAAAACTGTTTATAGGTCAAGTTGAACTAGGTTTGTGTTTATCATAGGCAATGTATTAATGCTATTTATAGTTGCCTAAGTGGTTGGTCcaaaataagtatattaaattttgtcaaaatttgttcatattaaaaatggtttattcaaacatatttaagctttcttatattatttttattttaacatatatagtaatgatatatatttttcttttattaaactaaatatacacaacttaacatatttttaatatttacattatagtatagtatatttaattttcttatgatataaattacataatatataaaacaaaatatatatatatatcataaactTGAAAGCGGACAAGACCAAGCTCAGATCGGACTTTgaataattaaacttaagtttgactcatattttaaaaagtttgttttttaaaatgttttttataccttataaattttgaatgacTTTTGAGCTGATCAAATAAATGATGCGTCACCAAATCtaatctaaattatataaatttatattgatgatatggcattctcaatcacatggatttatataaaaacatatactTTTCTTGGTTTCTCCCCCATTTTCTAGTAAAACCTTGGTCTCTCTCCTCTCTGcattaaaaattaccaaaaccATAAATTATCCAAATCCAAAATGTAATGGTTATCTATAGTTTCAACATCAATCGTCACTATTAATGAGCACTGCTTGACCGCATCCGATCAACTCCAAAAATCAACATAATGCTCTCCTCACCTCTTCTTCCCGCTCATCGTAATTGATTTATCAAAACCTTTTTATGAAAACTTCAATTTTTCGGCCCTGACACTTCACTGCCACACAGTATTACTAAATCTACATATCAAACTCTGGTCTTGGATATAGATAAACTCACTTCAACCAATACTCAAGTCGAGACGGATGGATATAGTTCGCATGTTGAGAAGGCTGCGACTGTAGGGTAGGTCTGCATGCAGATGCAGCACCTAATTTTAATCCTAATCCTAAACTAGGGTGGGCTCACAAGGAGGGTTTTGTTCCTATATGTAGAGAGGAAAATGTCCCAGAAAAGAAATTCTCTTGCGTGGTGGAAGTAATAATGCCTCCAAACGGAATAATTGCGAATCAAGAAGGGATGAAGTTGGTTTTAATACGAAAAATTCCAAAAAGTGACATGGCTTGGATCCGTTATTATGCAGTATGGTCCATTTTTAGCCTATGGTATAGGGCAGCTACTAATTTGGCCATACCTGCTGTTTCTAGCTCCAATCTGGTTCATTTTTTCTGACTGATGTATTAGTGTGGACACGCTACCATACACTACCCCTTCCTTTTGGTGTATCtaaaattctatatatatattattatttaatctctTGATTAAGTCAATTGGATACCAATTcggttaaaaaattataaaaatatttttttaaaataattcgagaatgttttttattttaaaaaattaataaaaatttacatatgttgggatttgaacccacatcatcaattgtattaattaaaatttaatttatcactcaattaaagttttattttgatattttttatacattttaattttattatgcacactttattaccTCCATCAATTGTGTATCTATACATTTAAttgactgagttggtgtcacgagtcatattaataatgtatttgaCTGTGTTGGTGTCACAAGTTGACTCTATCGGctcaagattgatgacaacagaagataaacaatttaatcgaattttttccattttaatatgCTACATATTCCATACGTGGTTATTATTGATTGATTtcttcaaataatatattttattatttattatatcttatTTTGAAACACAAATCTATATTCTAAATGTATGGTTTTCATATACACGTGAGATATAATTTCTAGTATTAGTTAATTACTTTTCATCCACTAAACAGGAAACAAAAGTTTGTATATCTTACAGTTATTTTATttcactaaaatatttttaaataataattttaaaaataaataattttattttggaaaaaaataaagaagtttTTCTAATTGAATGGTTTTACTAAATGGgattgttttagattttttttttaaaattaagttttgatttgatttactcAATTGAATCATGACATCAAATTCataccaaatttaataaaaattttatataaagttaTAGGTATAGACGAAggaattctaaaaattaagttagcatcaaattcaacttttaatatatatatatatatatatatatatatatatatatatatatatatatatataatgtaggGCCAACTCTGAGGGTTGTTTTGAGGTGTAACCGCTTAGCgctcaaaaataaaaagggtccaaaaatgtttatttcattaataaaaaaatactcaaaagataaaaatatctttaaaataatatttattttagataaaaagattcttaaatattatttgttctttggtataaataatagattttaGTAGGATAATTATCCTGGCCAATATTAATGGTGTAAAAACTCAAGTAGATCTAAACTAATGCcaaatatctttttaattattattttattatactctaAAAACAAACGACATCAATCTAGACAGAATTTTTTACTCCAGTagcaatatataaaataattatcttttttaataaattcacaattaaattGAGGTTGGATTAATTCATCATATAGTTaagtaaaattcttaaataataatagtatgaATAGATATTTTTTCTTacttgaatataaaaaatatttttttgatgcattaaaataaaaattatgatttattgtGATAAGCATCACGCCATATCCACTtataattggtttttttttgtatatttgaatccttatacttttgtatattcatgttttaaaatttaggttcaaTTGTTAACTCCGTCCAATTTTTGTAATAAGTTCacttatatgatattttaaaataaaaagatactCAATTAATTGTCATGTATAACATTACACATTAGACCAAAATTGTGcgtaattttgaattttgtccttttattagtagtaactaattttaaaataaaaatagagaatgatttttggaaaacatTGATGTTGATGTTATCATTAATGATTTTGCATCTCAAAATGCTCGAGAAcccattttatgatttttgtgtttttgtagtTGATGACATAAGAGTAGAttgaatgaaaatgttttttttgttagaaAACATATTATTTGCTTAATGTcataaaatgtattattttaatgaaattactagtatatcattttattttattatattacatttcataaatttttaaaagggtctgatttattattttacctaggatccaaaaatatcaagaacGAGTCGATTTTAACAACAACATTTTGTCATCATTATCCTTGAAAAGGATATAAGTAGAGGTAGTTGACGTAGCTGAAAGTATAAtgcaaattttagaaaaacttaaaaattatattattttatctattctttattaattttatattttaatgtctattatCTAAtgttatgtatttaaattttaatgtataaattacattataaaaattaagattaaaacatgttataaGTCATTGTAttctttgtaaatttaaaatttagttgtacttttatttctaatattttagtctctttactaaatatttaggtccaattgttaacactaataagattattttgttaaattcggTTCATTACaccattattttttagttatattgcTATCGATGagtgtttcttttattttaaaatgttacaccTGGCTTAAGGTAGAAATGTTTTTAGGGAGCCGagattaacttttaattttaagacagtaaaatataatttcaccatttgaatagcctatatctttataattttaaaggattaaatcaaaattttatcattttgagggACAAAGTATAATTCTccaaccaaaaaaataaaaaaataaaattgagttgagttaaatatatttattaatcatacgtaacaataaaattacattGGTTAATTCTCCAACCAAAAAATCAATTCTATacattataaaatcatattcgGAAAATCTAATGAATGGATGAGACAGTTAAGGATGTGTTGAAAATTTAATGGTTTGTTGAATGACTTTGGTAGTTCTCTTGTTGGGATTAATAAAAGTATGAGTTTgggcataaaaataaaaatagtaagtAGGTACCTGATCACCGTCGTCGTCTTCGACTTGTTTTTGAGGTAGGGAGGATTTGAAACGCTGAACCAAGAAAAGGGAAGCCATAGTATTAACGCATGGCCATGAGCGTGGGACTAAAGCTGAAGCAACTCCAGGTTGTACGGGATATCTCCACCACCCTCCTTTCATTGCACCTGCTTTGCCCCTCAGTTCCACCTTTGAAAGTGCCTTGATATGATGAACCATGCCACTTGATCTTCTTCCCCAGCTC of Gossypium raimondii isolate GPD5lz chromosome 3, ASM2569854v1, whole genome shotgun sequence contains these proteins:
- the LOC105797113 gene encoding 2-oxoisovalerate dehydrogenase subunit alpha 1, mitochondrial, which translates into the protein MASWGRRSSGMVHHIKALSKVELRGKAGAMKGGWWRYPVQPGVASALVPRSWPCVNTMASLFLVQRFKSSLPQKQVEDDDGDQDLDFPGGKVAYTSEMKFISGSYDKRIPCYRVLGDDGELIKDGSDFEKVNKELAVKMYSDMVCLQIMDTFMYEAQRQGRISFYMTSFGEEAATISSAAALTKDDIILPQYREPGALLWRGFTLQEFVNQCFGNKDDGGKGRQMPVHYGSSKHNFVTVSSPIATQLPQAAGMAYSLKMDKKDACVVAFIGDGGTSEGDFHAGLNFAAVMEAPVIFVCRNNGWAISTPTSDQFRSDGVVVKGQAYGIPSIRVDGTDALAVYRAIRAARSMAINEQRPVLVESLAYRVGHHSTSDDSTKYRSLNEIEHWKTDRDPVNKFRKWVELNGWWSERDEADLRSSIKKQLLKAIQVAEGTEKPPLTELFTDVYDLPPSNLVEQEKLLRQTVNKYPHDFPSDVSLH